In the Paenibacillus pabuli genome, one interval contains:
- a CDS encoding HAD family hydrolase, translated as MKAIFLDFYGTVVHEDDDILPVIYERVQAAARVECTTAEIGDFWWKAFSEMFYASHGSQFTTQRVLNVQSLTATLLHFQADGIAELLNQEQLAHWRDPRIFEDSIPFLQSVDIPVYILSNIDTDDVRAAMEKHGIEAAGVITSEDVRSYKPRPEMFNEALARYDLSRHDVIHIGDSLTSDVQGAQNAGIQAVWLNRKGKTKPQHIHPEYVCRDLTEVLKIL; from the coding sequence ATGAAGGCCATTTTTCTTGATTTCTATGGGACGGTTGTGCATGAAGACGACGATATACTTCCAGTGATTTACGAACGAGTACAAGCTGCGGCGCGTGTTGAATGTACAACAGCCGAAATAGGAGATTTTTGGTGGAAGGCATTTTCCGAAATGTTCTATGCAAGCCACGGCAGTCAGTTTACGACCCAACGAGTACTCAATGTACAGTCCCTGACAGCAACACTCCTACATTTTCAAGCAGATGGTATCGCGGAGCTGCTTAATCAGGAGCAATTGGCTCACTGGCGTGATCCCAGGATATTTGAGGACTCTATTCCCTTTTTGCAATCGGTAGATATCCCTGTGTATATCCTCTCGAATATCGATACAGATGATGTAAGAGCTGCAATGGAGAAGCATGGTATTGAGGCGGCAGGTGTAATTACAAGTGAAGATGTCCGTTCTTACAAACCAAGACCAGAGATGTTTAATGAAGCATTAGCCAGATATGATCTGTCCCGGCATGACGTCATTCATATCGGCGATTCGTTGACAAGTGATGTACAGGGAGCACAAAACGCGGGCATTCAGGCTGTCTGGTTAAATCGGAAAGGCAAAACCAAACCGCAGCATATCCATCCGGAATATGTATGCAGGGATCTGACAGAAGTTCTGAAAATCCTGTAG
- a CDS encoding GNAT family N-acetyltransferase, producing MNNPTVDIREYSAEYQTQVMNLILQIQQQEYQISITREDQPDLLEIETFYQKGIGNFWVAVANEKVIGTIALLDIGEEQAALRKMFVARNYRGKVLQASSRLLHQALEGAREKAVNDIYLGTTPQFVAAHRFYEKNGFVSVTREELPDAFPMMKVDTKFYHRTTPFA from the coding sequence ATGAATAACCCTACTGTCGATATACGAGAGTACTCTGCCGAGTATCAAACCCAGGTCATGAATTTGATTTTGCAGATACAGCAGCAGGAATACCAGATCTCCATTACCAGAGAGGATCAGCCGGATTTGCTTGAGATCGAAACCTTTTACCAAAAAGGAATCGGGAACTTCTGGGTCGCTGTTGCCAATGAAAAAGTGATCGGTACGATTGCTCTGCTTGATATCGGAGAGGAGCAAGCAGCGCTCAGGAAGATGTTTGTAGCCAGAAATTACAGAGGTAAGGTACTGCAAGCTTCGAGTCGTCTGCTGCATCAGGCATTAGAAGGGGCCAGGGAGAAGGCTGTGAACGATATTTACCTTGGAACGACTCCGCAGTTCGTGGCAGCACATCGATTTTATGAGAAAAATGGATTTGTTTCGGTTACACGTGAGGAACTACCGGATGCTTTTCCGATGATGAAAGTAGATACCAAGTTTTATCACCGTACCACGCCCTTTGCATGA
- a CDS encoding LytTR family DNA-binding domain-containing protein codes for MKVTFETDASMERSLAKVVTNPAEQQRWEEIDKAISHLERQLVVINPKNNRNVQIQPSSILAIESEDRMCNIRVISGESYLLGKRLKYVEEDMDSSHFLKINNSTIINVKHIKAFAATDHARIQVELKDGSSYYVSRYYIKNFRGKLS; via the coding sequence GTGAAAGTAACATTTGAAACAGATGCATCCATGGAACGAAGTCTCGCCAAGGTAGTGACCAACCCTGCCGAACAACAGCGCTGGGAGGAGATTGATAAGGCGATTAGCCACTTGGAAAGACAGCTGGTCGTCATCAACCCGAAGAATAACCGGAATGTCCAGATCCAGCCAAGCTCAATTCTTGCCATTGAGTCCGAGGATCGAATGTGCAATATACGTGTGATTTCGGGAGAGAGCTATCTGCTTGGCAAACGTCTTAAATATGTGGAAGAAGACATGGATTCTTCCCATTTTCTGAAGATTAACAACTCAACGATTATCAATGTTAAACACATCAAGGCGTTCGCCGCCACAGACCATGCCAGAATCCAGGTTGAGCTTAAGGATGGATCCAGCTACTACGTCAGTAGGTACTATATCAAAAATTTCAGGGGGAAATTATCATGA
- a CDS encoding GNAT family N-acetyltransferase: MKSLIRLTEYHERYDAALANFSLTGEQFSFTALPAEVIEEAISNPNKYPIVILNEETPVGFFILHKKSEYAEGKKYSNAILIRALSITLEHQGKGYALAAMKAIGPLLQQIEPEMKEVILAVNEQNVAAQSLYLKVGFRDTGIRRIGAHGLQFVFHKRMD; this comes from the coding sequence GTGAAAAGTTTAATTCGCCTTACCGAATATCATGAGAGATATGATGCAGCTTTGGCTAATTTCTCACTGACTGGGGAGCAGTTTTCGTTTACGGCATTGCCTGCAGAAGTTATAGAGGAGGCCATTTCCAACCCGAACAAATATCCTATTGTTATTTTAAATGAGGAGACACCGGTTGGCTTCTTTATTTTACATAAAAAATCAGAATACGCCGAAGGAAAGAAATACTCGAATGCGATCTTAATAAGAGCATTATCCATTACGTTGGAACATCAAGGGAAAGGGTATGCACTGGCTGCCATGAAGGCAATCGGTCCATTGCTTCAGCAGATTGAGCCAGAGATGAAGGAAGTCATCCTCGCTGTAAATGAACAGAATGTTGCAGCACAGAGCCTGTATTTGAAGGTGGGTTTTCGTGACACGGGCATTCGCAGGATTGGGGCACATGGTCTCCAGTTTGTTTTTCATAAAAGAATGGATTAA
- a CDS encoding NUDIX domain-containing protein has translation MTSRIVVTGGAIIRDDRGRILLQRRSDYGDWGLPGGGMEPGERIEETMIREVKEETGLEVISYELASIYTGERMKYTYPDGNEVVFVMFLFNVRVHLNGKLAEDERTLLFEDENNESLQLMFTSLDEIEIDTINKVQKPVLIDLIQEKQGILR, from the coding sequence ATGACGAGCCGAATTGTGGTTACAGGCGGGGCCATTATCAGAGATGATCGTGGGAGAATTCTGCTGCAGCGTAGATCCGATTATGGAGACTGGGGATTGCCTGGTGGCGGTATGGAGCCCGGAGAGCGAATCGAAGAAACCATGATCAGAGAAGTGAAGGAAGAGACTGGTCTGGAAGTGATATCCTATGAACTGGCTTCCATCTATACGGGTGAGAGAATGAAGTATACCTATCCGGATGGAAATGAGGTCGTATTTGTCATGTTTCTGTTTAACGTCAGAGTTCATTTAAACGGAAAACTGGCCGAGGATGAGCGAACACTATTATTTGAAGACGAGAATAACGAATCGTTGCAATTAATGTTTACAAGTTTGGATGAAATCGAGATCGATACGATTAATAAGGTGCAGAAGCCTGTATTGATAGATTTGATTCAAGAGAAGCAGGGGATTCTGCGTTAA
- a CDS encoding cysteine hydrolase family protein translates to MKIGFLIVDMQESIVRDRVEQKGIDHACEYINHVADVLRSSDHVVVHVQDVEGMEGSAPEEYRVISEVDVNEKDLTVTKESSNAFWQTELEPILKSHGIELVIISGFAAEECVLFTYNGAMERGFRPVMLQNGILSTHQEAVTSTYRDRNVISYPVVDYLIK, encoded by the coding sequence ATGAAAATAGGTTTTCTGATTGTGGATATGCAAGAGAGTATTGTGCGAGATCGAGTGGAACAAAAAGGTATAGACCACGCTTGTGAGTATATCAATCACGTTGCAGATGTGCTTCGTTCAAGTGATCATGTGGTGGTCCATGTACAAGATGTCGAAGGCATGGAAGGATCAGCTCCGGAGGAGTATCGGGTTATTTCCGAGGTAGATGTCAATGAGAAGGATCTCACCGTTACCAAAGAAAGCTCCAATGCATTCTGGCAGACAGAGTTGGAACCAATATTGAAGAGTCATGGCATTGAGCTCGTGATCATTTCCGGTTTCGCCGCAGAGGAATGTGTTCTATTTACCTATAATGGTGCGATGGAGCGAGGATTCAGACCTGTTATGCTGCAAAATGGGATTCTCAGCACACATCAGGAAGCGGTGACGTCGACCTACAGAGATCGAAATGTGATTTCATACCCTGTGGTAGACTATCTAATCAAATAG
- a CDS encoding DinB family protein — MSYKLVLLDQLAACHHDKSWFIPLDEMLRDVTAAQAACLNDEGQSIWRLVHHLTFWNEVWLDRFIKGEVKMDHNLNNDETFDVDPSRVSEEEWQKSIDRVGSTFLKWIQAVQESDDAKLALTIPSYFNAPWWNVISNVCIHNAYHIGQIMMLKKKFVGSA, encoded by the coding sequence ATGAGTTACAAACTGGTGTTACTGGACCAACTGGCTGCCTGTCATCATGATAAGAGCTGGTTTATACCGCTCGACGAGATGTTGCGTGACGTTACCGCTGCTCAGGCTGCATGCTTGAATGATGAAGGTCAATCCATCTGGAGGCTGGTTCATCATCTGACATTCTGGAATGAGGTATGGTTGGATCGGTTTATTAAAGGTGAAGTGAAAATGGATCATAACTTGAATAATGATGAAACGTTCGATGTGGATCCTTCCCGGGTTAGCGAAGAGGAGTGGCAGAAGAGTATTGATCGAGTCGGATCTACGTTTCTTAAATGGATCCAGGCCGTACAAGAAAGTGATGATGCAAAACTGGCACTGACCATCCCTTCATATTTCAACGCTCCGTGGTGGAATGTCATTTCCAATGTGTGTATTCACAATGCGTATCATATTGGCCAGATCATGATGCTGAAAAAGAAGTTCGTAGGCTCAGCATAA
- a CDS encoding metallophosphoesterase family protein — MYKSVAIISDIHSNYFALEAVLQDIAARNIELIVNLGDSLFGPVDPLATARLLMDHKNIVHVMGNCDEILLQKENPSETFQFVKPLLDLEIENWIRSFHRTWAYEDLLFCHATPWAHDQYLLEEVTAEGVQYKDTLQLANELLEVQQRFIFCGHSHVFQTKYLPERKVIVNVGSVGLPAYYDDLPYPHVMESNSPYADYAIAYRNVKGNWDMEHIMVEYDWERASSMAQANGREDYAVAIRTGSMARDLL; from the coding sequence ATGTATAAGTCTGTTGCCATTATTTCCGATATCCATAGTAATTACTTCGCCTTAGAGGCTGTTTTACAAGATATTGCTGCCCGAAACATTGAACTTATCGTCAATTTGGGGGATAGCCTGTTTGGCCCGGTTGATCCACTGGCGACAGCACGATTATTAATGGACCACAAGAATATAGTTCATGTGATGGGGAATTGTGACGAGATTCTTTTGCAAAAAGAAAACCCATCGGAAACCTTTCAATTTGTAAAACCCCTTCTTGATCTGGAAATCGAGAATTGGATCAGATCATTCCATCGTACGTGGGCGTACGAAGATCTTTTATTTTGCCACGCTACGCCGTGGGCGCATGATCAGTATTTGCTGGAAGAAGTGACGGCGGAAGGAGTCCAGTATAAAGACACGCTTCAATTGGCTAACGAACTTCTGGAGGTACAACAGCGTTTTATTTTTTGCGGACACAGTCATGTGTTTCAAACGAAATATTTGCCGGAAAGAAAGGTAATCGTAAACGTAGGGAGTGTCGGTTTGCCTGCCTATTATGATGATTTGCCCTATCCGCATGTAATGGAATCCAACTCGCCTTACGCGGACTATGCAATTGCTTATCGTAATGTAAAGGGGAACTGGGACATGGAACACATTATGGTTGAGTATGATTGGGAGAGAGCGAGCTCCATGGCTCAGGCAAATGGACGAGAGGATTATGCAGTTGCGATCAGGACGGGGAGCATGGCGAGAGATCTCCTGTAA